One segment of Desmodus rotundus isolate HL8 chromosome 6, HLdesRot8A.1, whole genome shotgun sequence DNA contains the following:
- the HUS1 gene encoding checkpoint protein HUS1 isoform X4: MKFRAKIVDAACLNHFTRVSCMVAKLARACTLRIRPQKLNFILADTAAGGGVSMWCELPQENFFSEFQMEGVSEENNEIYVELTSENLFRALKTAQNARSLKVKLTNKHFPCLTVSVELVIPRKLWKNLQEPAVPDSDVSIYLPVLKTMKSVVEKMKNISNHLIIEANLNGDLNLKIESELVCVTTHFKDLGNPPLASETASQDRDPEQMAEVHVDIRKFLQLLAGQQVNPTKAVCNVVSNKMVHFDLLHEDVALQYFIPALS, from the exons ATGAAGTTTCGCGCCAAGATCGTGGACGCGGCCTGTCTGAACCACTTCACGC GCGTCAGCTGCATGGTGGCCAAGCTGGCCCGAGCCTGCACCCTGCGCATCCGCCCGCAGAAGCTCAACTTCATCCTGGCCGACACTGCGGCCGGCGGCGGGGTCAGCATGTGGTGCGAGCTGCCACAG GAGAACTTCTTCAGCGAATTCCAGATGGAAGGGGTCTCCGAGGAGAACAATGAGATCTACGTGGAGCTCACGTCGGAGAATCTCTTTCGAGCCTTGAAAACGGCCCAGAACGCCCGGTCCCTGAAAGTCAAGCTGACGAACAAGCACTTTCCCTGCCTGACGGTGTCCGTGGAGCTG GTCATTCCTAGGAAGCTGTGGAAGAACTTACAAGAGCCGGCAGTCCCCGACTCTGAC GTTAGTATTTATCTGCCGGTCTTGAAGACTATGAAGAGCGTGGTGGAGAAGATGAAAAACATCAGCAACCACCTC ATTATTGAAGCGAACCTGAATGGAGATTTGAACTTGAAAATAGAGTCTGAATTAGTGTGTGTTACAACTCATTTTAAAGATCTTGGAAATCCTCCATTAG CCTCTGAAACCGCCTCTCAGGACAGAGACCCCGAGCAGATGGCGGAAGTGCACGTGGACATCAGGAAGTTCCTGCAGCTGCTTGCTGGACAGCAAGTGAACCCGACCAAGGCCGTCTGCA ATGTCGTGAGTAACAAGATGGTTCACTTCGATCTGCTCCACGAGGATGTGGCCCTGCAGTACTTCATCCCGGCCTTGTCATAG
- the HUS1 gene encoding checkpoint protein HUS1 isoform X3 codes for MKFRAKIVDAACLNHFTRVSCMVAKLARACTLRIRPQKLNFILADTAAGGGVSMWCELPQENFFSEFQMEGVSEENNEIYVELTSENLFRALKTAQNARSLKVKLTNKHFPCLTVSVELPSASNSSRMVTHDIPIKVIPRKLWKNLQEPAVPDSDVSIYLPVLKTMKSVVEKMKNISNHLIIEANLNGDLNLKIESELVCVTTHFKDLGNPPLASETASQDRDPEQMAEVHVDIRKFLQLLAGQQVNPTKAVCNVVSNKMVHFDLLHEDVALQYFIPALS; via the exons ATGAAGTTTCGCGCCAAGATCGTGGACGCGGCCTGTCTGAACCACTTCACGC GCGTCAGCTGCATGGTGGCCAAGCTGGCCCGAGCCTGCACCCTGCGCATCCGCCCGCAGAAGCTCAACTTCATCCTGGCCGACACTGCGGCCGGCGGCGGGGTCAGCATGTGGTGCGAGCTGCCACAG GAGAACTTCTTCAGCGAATTCCAGATGGAAGGGGTCTCCGAGGAGAACAATGAGATCTACGTGGAGCTCACGTCGGAGAATCTCTTTCGAGCCTTGAAAACGGCCCAGAACGCCCGGTCCCTGAAAGTCAAGCTGACGAACAAGCACTTTCCCTGCCTGACGGTGTCCGTGGAGCTG CCGTCCGCGTCCAACAGCAGCCGCATGGTGACCCACGACATCCCTATCAAGGTCATTCCTAGGAAGCTGTGGAAGAACTTACAAGAGCCGGCAGTCCCCGACTCTGAC GTTAGTATTTATCTGCCGGTCTTGAAGACTATGAAGAGCGTGGTGGAGAAGATGAAAAACATCAGCAACCACCTC ATTATTGAAGCGAACCTGAATGGAGATTTGAACTTGAAAATAGAGTCTGAATTAGTGTGTGTTACAACTCATTTTAAAGATCTTGGAAATCCTCCATTAG CCTCTGAAACCGCCTCTCAGGACAGAGACCCCGAGCAGATGGCGGAAGTGCACGTGGACATCAGGAAGTTCCTGCAGCTGCTTGCTGGACAGCAAGTGAACCCGACCAAGGCCGTCTGCA ATGTCGTGAGTAACAAGATGGTTCACTTCGATCTGCTCCACGAGGATGTGGCCCTGCAGTACTTCATCCCGGCCTTGTCATAG
- the HUS1 gene encoding checkpoint protein HUS1 isoform X2 translates to MKFRAKIVDAACLNHFTRVSCMVAKLARACTLRIRPQKLNFILADTAAGGGVSMWCELPQENFFSEFQMEGVSEENNEIYVELTSENLFRALKTAQNARSLKVKLTNKHFPCLTVSVELVIPRKLWKNLQEPAVPDSDVSGARGCGSSRPKWRRRIPGFQRSLHSGFLREWHASVREPQERWESSALGDLHADPKQGCGGRGRPTRPVLALTGNCGRKALAGPRFCGQWGLRHRFGGHRRRLLSYHEGHVGAWAGPGEKLLQACWPWAIGSRDGARGPLASRPQLGGGAVTNVGWVPLGPAARLGSSSVSSAGGSPIRCWCKGCRDFLELLSRGERPGLGCVLQGHVSLRAQRASSCRASLAVLEPGVPPGPWLLS, encoded by the exons ATGAAGTTTCGCGCCAAGATCGTGGACGCGGCCTGTCTGAACCACTTCACGC GCGTCAGCTGCATGGTGGCCAAGCTGGCCCGAGCCTGCACCCTGCGCATCCGCCCGCAGAAGCTCAACTTCATCCTGGCCGACACTGCGGCCGGCGGCGGGGTCAGCATGTGGTGCGAGCTGCCACAG GAGAACTTCTTCAGCGAATTCCAGATGGAAGGGGTCTCCGAGGAGAACAATGAGATCTACGTGGAGCTCACGTCGGAGAATCTCTTTCGAGCCTTGAAAACGGCCCAGAACGCCCGGTCCCTGAAAGTCAAGCTGACGAACAAGCACTTTCCCTGCCTGACGGTGTCCGTGGAGCTG GTCATTCCTAGGAAGCTGTGGAAGAACTTACAAGAGCCGGCAGTCCCCGACTCTGACGTGAGTGGTGCCCGCGGCTGCGGCTCGTCCCGTCCGAAGTGGCGTCGCAGAATCCCCGGATTCCAGCGTAGTCTTCACAGCGGTTTCCTCCGAGAGTGGCACGCGTCAGTCAGGGAGCCCCAGGAAAGATGGGAGAGTTCGGCCCTTGGGGACTTACATGCAGACCCTAAACAGGGCTGCGGGGGGAGAGGACGTCCCACCCGCCCGGTGCTCGCGCTGACAGGAAACTGCGGGAGGAAGGCCCTCGCAGGACCACGTTTCTGTGGGCAGTGGGGCCTCAGGCACCGGTTTGGGGGTCACAGAAGGCGACTGCTCTCATACCATGAGGGGCACGTCGGGGCGTGGGCCGGCCCAGGGGAGAAGCTGCTTCAGGCCTGCTGGCCCTGGGCGATCGGAAGCAGAGATGGTGCCCGAGGGCCCCTTGCCTCTCGGCCACAACTCGGTGGAGGAGCGGTGACGAACGTGGGATGGGTTCCGCTGGGGCCGGCCGCACGCCTGGGAAGCAGCAGCGTGTCCAGCGCCGGTGGGAGCCCCATCCGATGCTGGTGCAAGGGGTGCAGGGACTTCCTGGAGCTGCTTTCCCGGGGAGAAAGGCCGGGCCTCGGGTGCGTCCTTCAGGGGCACGTTTCCCTGCGCGCACAGCGGGCCTCGAGCTGCAGAGCCAGCTTGGCTGTCCTGGAGCCGGGAGTGCCCCCAGGGCCCTGGTTGCTGAGCTGA
- the HUS1 gene encoding checkpoint protein HUS1 isoform X1: MKFRAKIVDAACLNHFTRVSCMVAKLARACTLRIRPQKLNFILADTAAGGGVSMWCELPQENFFSEFQMEGVSEENNEIYVELTSENLFRALKTAQNARSLKVKLTNKHFPCLTVSVELPSASNSSRMVTHDIPIKVIPRKLWKNLQEPAVPDSDVSGARGCGSSRPKWRRRIPGFQRSLHSGFLREWHASVREPQERWESSALGDLHADPKQGCGGRGRPTRPVLALTGNCGRKALAGPRFCGQWGLRHRFGGHRRRLLSYHEGHVGAWAGPGEKLLQACWPWAIGSRDGARGPLASRPQLGGGAVTNVGWVPLGPAARLGSSSVSSAGGSPIRCWCKGCRDFLELLSRGERPGLGCVLQGHVSLRAQRASSCRASLAVLEPGVPPGPWLLS; encoded by the exons ATGAAGTTTCGCGCCAAGATCGTGGACGCGGCCTGTCTGAACCACTTCACGC GCGTCAGCTGCATGGTGGCCAAGCTGGCCCGAGCCTGCACCCTGCGCATCCGCCCGCAGAAGCTCAACTTCATCCTGGCCGACACTGCGGCCGGCGGCGGGGTCAGCATGTGGTGCGAGCTGCCACAG GAGAACTTCTTCAGCGAATTCCAGATGGAAGGGGTCTCCGAGGAGAACAATGAGATCTACGTGGAGCTCACGTCGGAGAATCTCTTTCGAGCCTTGAAAACGGCCCAGAACGCCCGGTCCCTGAAAGTCAAGCTGACGAACAAGCACTTTCCCTGCCTGACGGTGTCCGTGGAGCTG CCGTCCGCGTCCAACAGCAGCCGCATGGTGACCCACGACATCCCTATCAAGGTCATTCCTAGGAAGCTGTGGAAGAACTTACAAGAGCCGGCAGTCCCCGACTCTGACGTGAGTGGTGCCCGCGGCTGCGGCTCGTCCCGTCCGAAGTGGCGTCGCAGAATCCCCGGATTCCAGCGTAGTCTTCACAGCGGTTTCCTCCGAGAGTGGCACGCGTCAGTCAGGGAGCCCCAGGAAAGATGGGAGAGTTCGGCCCTTGGGGACTTACATGCAGACCCTAAACAGGGCTGCGGGGGGAGAGGACGTCCCACCCGCCCGGTGCTCGCGCTGACAGGAAACTGCGGGAGGAAGGCCCTCGCAGGACCACGTTTCTGTGGGCAGTGGGGCCTCAGGCACCGGTTTGGGGGTCACAGAAGGCGACTGCTCTCATACCATGAGGGGCACGTCGGGGCGTGGGCCGGCCCAGGGGAGAAGCTGCTTCAGGCCTGCTGGCCCTGGGCGATCGGAAGCAGAGATGGTGCCCGAGGGCCCCTTGCCTCTCGGCCACAACTCGGTGGAGGAGCGGTGACGAACGTGGGATGGGTTCCGCTGGGGCCGGCCGCACGCCTGGGAAGCAGCAGCGTGTCCAGCGCCGGTGGGAGCCCCATCCGATGCTGGTGCAAGGGGTGCAGGGACTTCCTGGAGCTGCTTTCCCGGGGAGAAAGGCCGGGCCTCGGGTGCGTCCTTCAGGGGCACGTTTCCCTGCGCGCACAGCGGGCCTCGAGCTGCAGAGCCAGCTTGGCTGTCCTGGAGCCGGGAGTGCCCCCAGGGCCCTGGTTGCTGAGCTGA